Within the bacterium genome, the region AGGATTAACATGACCGGCGATTAAAAATGAATTCGCTCCGCGAATAGCCTCTAGGGCTTCACTCAGACTTTTCCGGTTTAAGATCATTTTCCACCTGGTGAAGCAATTCCATAATTCTTGAGCTTCGTTTAATCGTATCATCAGCTCGAAATTCCAAAACAGGGACACGTTTTAGATGTATACGTCTGCCGAGTTGGTTGTGGATGAAACCTGAAGCTCTTTTAAGAGCCTGTACCGAATGAACAATGGCGTCCTCATCCCCGAAAACG harbors:
- the rbfA gene encoding 30S ribosome-binding factor RbfA, whose protein sequence is MNIRVDKVQSALLHEISDIVRRELDDPRLGIVTITGVRVTADLQHATVFVSVFGDEDAIVHSVQALKRASGFIHNQLGRRIHLKRVPVLEFRADDTIKRSSRIMELLHQVENDLKPEKSE